The Amblyomma americanum isolate KBUSLIRL-KWMA chromosome 3, ASM5285725v1, whole genome shotgun sequence genome window below encodes:
- the LOC144123727 gene encoding solute carrier family 22 member 7-like has translation MYRPVFDPLCPAGISATAKAPEVPTHAESDLPYGNGTFQLRFLVSLTITLGTYSLHYESFRITAGVMDHWCRRPDSFANLTVLQWKQLAIPLDERGEFSRCTVREPPDADNATSVVPCTSWEYDLDQFGNNIVSEWNLVCGRRWLIEVARLVYFSTCIVSLLLFGVLADQVGRKTVVFITIPVVLISGVGSTVPNDFQFFVAVRAIVAASTSALVPPMLALFYEITPASRIPVYIIVASLSSVVMPLPLSFFTQPFRAGWVTQQFMLMVPTFLLVLLYYGIDESPAWLLAKGKAKEAERVALRAANLNKASLQLCREMLGQQKLEAQADSKGAYENTGLCSSHLRARIVLLAFMCTAISYAYDTFAINDGVYISGAAAAIGYIFQNETMMQNCLVIFMRASGSICFTSFVSQAAGAYPIMTHSRGAAWNLAFSRIGDTLGQTSTALLEGRHTDLRLAVAAALLALFVIGAQGLPYEHDWVLQGSSTCGPQSSARCGVDVKRAMQDTLVPLPKEPVKRRDTKTSDRVSLAPKQYSTYSIQRSHTPSLQ, from the exons atgtacCGACCAGTCTTTGATCCGCTCTGCCCAGCCGGTATTTCGGCCACGGCAAAGGCTCCAGAAGTGCCCACTCACGCAGAAAGCGACCTGCCTTACGGAAACGGCACTTTCCAGCTCCGCTTTCTGGTCAGCCTGACTATCACGTTGGGCACCTACTCACTGCACTACGAGAGCTTCAGGATAACGGCCGGCGTCATGGACCACTGGTGCAGAAGACCCGATTCCTTCGCGAACCTCACCGTCCTTCAGTGGAAGCAGCTGGCCATCCCACTCGACGAGCGAGGCGAGTTCAGCCGATGCACGGTACGCGAGCCACCCGACGCTGACAACGCGACCAGCGTGGTTCCATGCACTTCGTGGGAATATGACCTCGATCAGTTTGGTAACAACATCGTGAGCGAATGGAACTTGGTGTGCGGAAGGCGTTGGCTCATCGAAGTCGCAAGGCTTGTCTACTTCTCCACCTGCATAGTGTCCCTGCTACTATTTGGAGTTCTTGCAGACCAGGTTGGTCGCAAGACTGTAGTCTTCATCACGATACCAGTGGTTCTCATATCAGGTGTCGGAAGCACTGTACCTAACGACTTCCAATTCTTCGTTGCGGTACGTGCCATCGTAGCGGCCTCAACGAGTGCCCTGGTGCCGCCTATGTTAGCTCTCTTCTACGAGATCACACCGGCTTCAAGAATCCCTGTATACATCATAGTGGCGTCGCTGTCCTCGGTTGTCATGCCACTTCCATTATCGTTCTTCACGCAACCCTTCCGGGCTGGCTGGGTGACACAGCAGTTCATGCTGATGGTTCCAACCTTCCTACTTGTCCTACTATACTACGGCATCGACGAGTCGCCTGCCTGGCTTTTGGCAAAGGGCAAAGCGAAAGAAGCCGAGCGCGTCGCTTTGCGCGCCGCAAACTTGAACAAAGCGTCACTGCAGCTTTGCCGCGAGATGCTCGGGCAGCAGAAGTTGGAGGCCCAGGCCGACAGCAAGGGTGCATATGAGAATACCGGTCTGTGCAGCTCGCATCTTAGAGCACGCATTGTTCTTCTGGCTTTTATGTGTACTGCGATCAGCTATGCCTACGACACATTCGCTATCAACGATGGAGTCTACATCAGCGGTGCTGCAGCCGCCATCGGCTACATATT CCAAAACGAGACCATGATGCAGAATTGCCTCGTCATCTTTATGCGCGCTTCTGGAAGCATCTGCTTCACCTCCTTCGTATCTCAGGCGGCCGGCGCGTATCCAATCATGACACACAGCCGCGGCGCCGCTTGGAACCTTGCATTCAGCCGAATCGGTGACACCTTGGGCCAGACCAGTACGGCACTGCTCGAGGGTCGACATACTGACCTGCGGCTGGCCGTTGCGGCTGCCCTCTTGGCGCTGTTTGTCATCGGCGCACAGGGTTTGCCGTACGAGCACGACTGGGTGCTCCAAGGAAGCTCCACGTGCGGACCCCAAAGCAGCGCTCGGTGCGGTGTGGACGTAAAGCGTGCCATGCAGGACACTCTTGTGCCGCTGCCCAAGGAGCCTGTGAAGCGCCGAGACACAAAGACTTCCGACAGAGTCTCGCTGGCGCCGAAACAGTACTCCACGTACTCGATTCAAAGGTCGCATACACCTTCTTTGCAGTAG